The Gemmatimonadota bacterium genome segment TGGAATTTGCCGGGTGGTGGCGTTGAGGCAGGCGAGAGTCCGTGGGCTGCTCTGGTGCGAGAGATAGAAGAAGAAACGGGTTTGAAAGCTGTGCCCGTCCATCTCAGTGGGGTGTACAGTAAAACAGATAAGAATGAGATCGTGTTGTCATTCTTTTGCCAGGTTATAGGGGGCACAATCCAGCTTACCGATGAGGCGGACCAGATTGAGTATTTTCATTTAGATTGTATTCCGAGCAATACGTCTCCAAAGCAGGTCGAACGTATCAAGGATTACTTCGCGGACAAGACAAGGACCTATTACAAGGTACAAACAGGACCTTCTGCTATTGGTTTGGTCAATGAAGGAAAGATTTGAGAAATATGCACATCGCGTAACAGCACATAATTGTCGGGGATAGTGAAATTGTGCCCCGAAAGATAAATGTTATTTTCCTTTATTTTTGGTAACATATTCGTTAACTTTTAAATATGAGAGAAATCACCTTTTATCGTACAGCGTCAGGGCATTGTCCTGTAGAACAATTTTTGGATTCCCTGACTGCGAGGCAAGGTGCTAAAGCCACTTGGACATTGGGATTGATTGAGGAATTGGAGATTGTTCCCCAACAATACTTCAAGAAACTGGTCGGTACGGATGACATCTGGGAGGTTCGTGTCAACATTGGTAGAGATATGTTCAGGCTCCTGTCATTTTTTGATGGTCCAAAGTTGGTGGTTCTCAACCATGCCTTTGCCAAGAAGACACAGAAGATTCCAAGGTCAGATATTCGTCTGGCAGAACAGAGAAAACGGGATTATTTCAGGAGGAAAAAACGATGAGCGATTTAAAAAAGTATGTTGAGAAACGCAAGGCAAGAGATCCCGAATTTGCCGAGAATTACGAAGCTGGTTATTTGGAATTTAAGATTGGTGTTCTCCTTCGACAAGCTCGAGAGGAGGCTGGTCTAACCCAGGAAGAGGTGGCACAGAAACTGAATACCAAGAAATCTGCGATTTCAAGAATAGAAAACCATGCGAAAGACATCAGGCTGTCAACTTTGGGAAAGTATGCAAAAGCAATTGGAAAGAAATTGCATTTTTCTGTGGGATAATTGAAAGCATAACGCGCCTCGGCTAAAAAACAAAAAAGAATTAGATCGTATTGTCATTTCAAAATGAAATCCCATAAATTTACTGATTATACGTACTTAGAAATCAAGGATCTGGTTGATGCCGGATGCCTGGCGATTGTGCCCACAGGATGCACTGAGCAACAGGGTCCACATTTGCCGGTAGATTTCGACACGTGGTTTGCGGAAGCTGTTGCATTGGAAGCAGCGCATTATGCGGCACGCTGTCA includes the following:
- a CDS encoding helix-turn-helix transcriptional regulator, with amino-acid sequence MSDLKKYVEKRKARDPEFAENYEAGYLEFKIGVLLRQAREEAGLTQEEVAQKLNTKKSAISRIENHAKDIRLSTLGKYAKAIGKKLHFSVG
- a CDS encoding type II toxin-antitoxin system RelE/ParE family toxin produces the protein MREITFYRTASGHCPVEQFLDSLTARQGAKATWTLGLIEELEIVPQQYFKKLVGTDDIWEVRVNIGRDMFRLLSFFDGPKLVVLNHAFAKKTQKIPRSDIRLAEQRKRDYFRRKKR
- a CDS encoding NUDIX domain-containing protein, with protein sequence MFTIGVFGIITDDKDRVLLCHRRDFDLWNLPGGGVEAGESPWAALVREIEEETGLKAVPVHLSGVYSKTDKNEIVLSFFCQVIGGTIQLTDEADQIEYFHLDCIPSNTSPKQVERIKDYFADKTRTYYKVQTGPSAIGLVNEGKI